The Haloplanus sp. CK5-1 genome contains a region encoding:
- a CDS encoding rubrerythrin family protein, with protein MDADELRETVVADHADDLDLLGSSDLLIALSGGDPRPNALLRAAANSEYAARETFRAWADDATDTTLARTYDAVATQEDDHYRRVRTAIDGDTDPDPPEGAGPMHAYLRSRNEPIHRVAGGMIGRTLVSLRTHDRLIDFFADDPERAALFDDLREETADCLDDGLAILDARATADDWDDAAAVAGYTVRLAADDLRDAL; from the coding sequence ATGGACGCCGACGAACTCCGCGAGACGGTCGTGGCCGACCACGCCGACGATCTGGATCTGCTCGGTTCGTCCGACTTGCTCATCGCGCTCTCGGGCGGTGACCCCCGTCCGAACGCGCTGTTGCGGGCGGCGGCGAACAGCGAGTACGCCGCCCGAGAGACGTTCCGGGCGTGGGCCGACGACGCGACCGACACGACCCTCGCCCGCACCTACGACGCCGTCGCCACACAGGAGGACGACCACTACCGCCGGGTGCGGACGGCGATAGACGGCGACACCGATCCCGATCCACCCGAGGGAGCCGGGCCGATGCACGCCTACCTCCGCTCCCGAAACGAGCCGATCCACCGCGTCGCCGGGGGGATGATCGGGCGGACGCTCGTCTCCCTCCGGACCCACGACCGGCTGATCGACTTCTTCGCCGACGATCCGGAGCGGGCGGCGCTCTTTGACGACCTGCGCGAGGAGACGGCCGACTGCCTCGACGACGGTCTAGCGATCCTCGACGCCCGTGCGACCGCCGACGACTGGGACGACGCCGCGGCCGTCGCGGGGTACACCGTCCGACTCGCCGCCGACGACCTCCGGGACGCGCTCTAG
- a CDS encoding ribbon-helix-helix protein, CopG family, whose product MDEGDGLADMETVTVELDAETLEEVDDIAFRDHRENRAAAIRDLLDEWLKSRDE is encoded by the coding sequence ATGGACGAGGGAGACGGACTGGCGGACATGGAGACGGTTACGGTGGAACTGGACGCGGAGACGCTGGAGGAGGTCGACGACATCGCCTTCAGGGACCACCGGGAGAACCGGGCGGCTGCGATCCGCGACCTGCTCGACGAGTGGCTGAAATCGCGCGACGAGTAG
- a CDS encoding proteasome assembly chaperone family protein — translation MSRIEVLREDVSLDAPTLIEGLPGVGLVGKLATDHLSEALDMCHYANVHCDGLPPVAMYGGGDPDLSTPVRLYADTERDLLALRSDVPVSPSAAIEFGGCLEGWYDEDRVTPIYLSGIGREREEGAASDLFGVGTGGASDRLADTGIAPPPESGLVSGPTGALLSRAVRTGTTATCLIVEASPRFPDPEASARLIEDGVAPLTGVDVPVTDLREHAAEIRQAKRRLAERMQAADETSSQARPLGMYQ, via the coding sequence ATGAGCCGGATCGAGGTGCTACGGGAGGACGTCTCGCTCGACGCGCCGACGCTGATCGAAGGCTTACCGGGTGTCGGCCTCGTGGGGAAACTCGCGACGGACCACCTCTCCGAGGCTCTGGACATGTGTCACTACGCGAACGTCCACTGCGACGGGTTACCACCCGTCGCGATGTACGGCGGCGGCGACCCCGACCTGTCGACGCCGGTTCGACTGTACGCCGACACCGAACGGGACTTACTCGCCCTCCGAAGCGACGTCCCGGTCTCGCCGTCCGCCGCCATCGAGTTCGGCGGCTGCCTAGAGGGCTGGTACGACGAGGATCGCGTGACGCCCATCTATCTCAGCGGGATCGGCCGGGAGCGCGAGGAGGGAGCGGCGTCCGACCTGTTCGGCGTCGGGACCGGCGGGGCGAGCGACCGACTGGCCGACACCGGGATCGCCCCGCCTCCCGAGTCGGGACTGGTGTCGGGACCCACCGGTGCGCTGTTGAGTCGCGCGGTGCGGACGGGGACGACGGCGACGTGCCTGATCGTCGAGGCCAGTCCGCGGTTCCCGGATCCCGAGGCGTCCGCCCGTCTCATCGAGGACGGCGTCGCGCCGCTCACCGGTGTCGACGTTCCGGTGACGGATCTCCGCGAACACGCGGCGGAGATCAGACAGGCCAAACGACGGCTGGCGGAGCGGATGCAGGCGGCAGACGAGACGAGTTCGCAGGCCCGGCCGCTCGGCATGTATCAGTGA
- a CDS encoding universal stress protein encodes MAFVVPFDGSELAKTALVRAVEFGRVLDERVIAISVIPEGNASYARERGWIDRDAPFDLDAAVGTLHESVAAHAPNAEFRYAVVGRHATSGTIASRIRRMAKEADASMVFVGSENAGHVVSSLSSVGDTVAADDTYDVVIVRNRTPSTIDALDAAAGSRGPKSDYHP; translated from the coding sequence ATGGCTTTCGTCGTTCCGTTCGACGGGTCGGAACTGGCCAAAACCGCACTCGTTCGAGCGGTCGAGTTCGGGAGAGTTCTGGACGAACGCGTGATCGCAATCAGCGTGATCCCCGAGGGCAACGCGTCGTACGCCCGCGAACGCGGATGGATCGACCGGGACGCGCCGTTCGACCTCGACGCGGCGGTCGGGACGCTCCACGAGTCGGTCGCCGCCCACGCGCCGAACGCCGAGTTCCGGTACGCGGTCGTCGGCCGTCACGCAACCTCGGGGACCATCGCCAGTCGCATCCGCAGGATGGCCAAGGAGGCAGACGCGTCGATGGTGTTCGTCGGGAGCGAGAACGCCGGCCACGTCGTCTCGTCGCTGAGCAGCGTCGGCGACACGGTGGCGGCCGACGACACCTACGACGTCGTCATCGTCCGCAACCGGACGCCGTCGACGATCGACGCCCTCGACGCCGCCGCAGGGTCCCGCGGGCCGAAGTCCGATTACCACCCGTGA
- a CDS encoding DUF4242 domain-containing protein, translated as MNDYLILRELDDPITRDDLDAAAEKSGETLEALRSEGVDIRWVDSEVMTNDAGEVTGTFCHYQAESEDAVREHADRAGLPATRIDRQGEPLAGED; from the coding sequence ATGAACGACTACTTGATCCTGCGCGAACTCGACGATCCGATCACTCGAGACGACTTGGACGCCGCGGCCGAGAAGTCGGGCGAGACGCTCGAAGCGCTCCGCTCGGAGGGCGTCGATATCCGCTGGGTCGACTCGGAGGTGATGACGAACGACGCCGGCGAGGTGACGGGGACGTTCTGTCACTACCAGGCCGAAAGCGAGGACGCAGTGCGCGAACACGCGGACCGTGCCGGCCTGCCGGCCACGCGGATCGACCGACAGGGCGAACCCCTCGCGGGCGAGGACTGA
- a CDS encoding HalOD1 output domain-containing protein, giving the protein MSDPDPGSSPDDGGDDVSVVRFDEENRRPSVVVAEVLETMLDDLNRTLFDYVDPDAMDELVGGPRPATSVTVSFEVDGTAVTVHGDGRVVVRWA; this is encoded by the coding sequence GTGAGCGACCCCGATCCAGGGTCGTCGCCGGACGACGGCGGGGACGACGTCTCGGTGGTGCGGTTCGACGAGGAGAATCGGCGGCCGAGTGTCGTCGTCGCCGAGGTGCTGGAGACGATGCTCGACGACCTGAATCGGACGTTGTTCGACTACGTCGATCCGGACGCCATGGACGAACTCGTCGGGGGTCCGCGGCCCGCGACGTCAGTCACCGTCTCGTTCGAGGTCGACGGAACGGCCGTCACCGTCCACGGCGACGGCCGCGTGGTCGTCCGGTGGGCGTGA
- a CDS encoding DUF2391 family protein, which produces MSDAGRSDMGDLFDELDELEALVEGEAAREQVRETMRTAMEASGNAGAFGRVIHGFDRADLSEAVLGSILFGIPMAVEGGTQEVGTFLASRPPFLLGTFGFAVSLVVGIIYVADIQEVRVANPVFGVVPRRLIGVFGVSAIAAVVMLTAWGRVDWTTPMLAVGDVVVAFLPMSIGAALGDILPGS; this is translated from the coding sequence ATGAGCGACGCCGGACGGAGCGACATGGGAGACCTGTTCGACGAACTCGACGAACTGGAGGCGTTGGTCGAAGGCGAGGCGGCCCGCGAACAGGTTCGCGAGACGATGCGAACCGCGATGGAGGCGTCCGGAAACGCGGGCGCGTTCGGCCGCGTGATCCACGGGTTCGACCGGGCGGACCTCTCGGAAGCGGTCCTCGGAAGCATCCTGTTCGGCATCCCGATGGCCGTCGAGGGCGGGACACAGGAGGTCGGAACGTTCCTGGCCTCGCGGCCGCCGTTCCTCCTCGGGACGTTCGGGTTCGCGGTCAGCCTCGTCGTCGGCATCATCTACGTGGCCGACATTCAGGAGGTCCGCGTCGCCAACCCGGTGTTCGGCGTCGTCCCGCGGCGGTTGATCGGTGTCTTCGGCGTCTCGGCCATCGCGGCCGTCGTGATGCTCACTGCCTGGGGACGGGTCGACTGGACGACGCCGATGCTGGCGGTCGGTGACGTGGTCGTCGCCTTCCTCCCGATGAGCATCGGGGCCGCTCTCGGCGACATCCTCCCCGGAAGCTGA
- a CDS encoding 2Fe-2S iron-sulfur cluster-binding protein yields the protein MTEYTVEFVGTGETIQVSDKRTILQACLDAGIAQEYSCRVGMCLACSAEIVEGSVTQPAARALTDDEAESYALTCMARPESDLVLDRGKYPPSIEDAAAGDAAAADDD from the coding sequence ATGACCGAGTACACCGTCGAGTTCGTGGGCACCGGGGAGACGATCCAGGTGTCGGACAAACGGACCATCCTGCAGGCGTGTCTCGACGCCGGCATCGCACAGGAGTACTCCTGTCGAGTCGGGATGTGTCTGGCCTGCTCCGCCGAAATCGTCGAAGGATCGGTGACGCAACCGGCGGCACGTGCGTTGACGGACGACGAGGCCGAGTCGTACGCTCTGACCTGCATGGCTCGACCGGAGAGCGACCTCGTCCTCGACCGTGGGAAATACCCACCGAGCATCGAGGACGCCGCGGCCGGCGACGCGGCCGCCGCGGACGACGACTGA
- a CDS encoding nuclear transport factor 2 family protein, translating to MTTEDVLDHHLDAFTDQDLDETLADYTDDSVVITNMGVFRGLDEIEELFAGLYEEFSQAGTDITLERKTIEGEYAYIVWNGETPDNDYEFCTDTFVIREGTIHRQTFAGKVVPKE from the coding sequence ATGACGACCGAAGACGTCCTTGACCACCACCTCGACGCGTTCACCGACCAAGACCTCGACGAGACGCTCGCGGACTACACCGACGACTCCGTCGTCATCACGAACATGGGCGTGTTCCGAGGGCTCGACGAGATCGAGGAACTGTTCGCCGGTCTATACGAGGAGTTCTCGCAGGCCGGGACGGACATAACACTCGAGCGGAAGACGATCGAGGGAGAGTACGCGTACATCGTCTGGAACGGTGAGACGCCGGACAACGACTACGAGTTCTGTACCGACACGTTCGTGATCCGAGAGGGGACGATCCACCGACAGACCTTCGCCGGGAAGGTGGTCCCCAAGGAGTGA
- a CDS encoding VOC family protein — MPRLSAHHVGVTVTDLDRAVAFYRDVLGLDERDRFSVSGPAFSDAVDIDGATGRFVHLDGDGVRIELVEYDPEGPDATGGAINRPGATHVAFAVDDLDAVHADIDPDVETLSAPRTTESGTRILFVRDPEGNLVELLET; from the coding sequence GTGCCCCGACTCTCGGCCCACCACGTCGGCGTGACTGTGACCGACCTCGACCGAGCGGTCGCCTTCTACCGGGACGTCCTCGGCCTCGACGAACGCGACCGCTTCTCCGTCTCGGGTCCAGCGTTTTCAGACGCCGTCGACATCGACGGCGCGACCGGGCGGTTCGTCCACCTCGACGGCGACGGCGTCCGGATCGAACTCGTCGAGTACGACCCCGAGGGCCCCGACGCGACCGGCGGCGCGATCAACCGGCCCGGCGCGACACACGTCGCCTTCGCCGTCGACGACCTCGACGCCGTCCACGCCGACATCGATCCCGACGTCGAGACGCTGAGCGCTCCCCGGACGACCGAAAGCGGGACGCGGATCCTCTTCGTTCGCGACCCGGAGGGTAACCTCGTCGAACTACTCGAGACGTGA
- a CDS encoding DUF7344 domain-containing protein translates to MSNGTGKSTSAESAASVERTDGPTTQELFDVLSNRRRRYALHALDRDDETTIGSLADQVAAWENDHPVDEVTATERKRVYTALQQSHLPKLDRTGLAEFDPDTGRVVPTDAADEVDARFGLDDDDEAVPWWRYHLALSSVALVATLGVWFGVPPFPALPPAVWLTVVTALFSLSAVAHAFLSTDGLGASGGPGESTGPPERTRDSRA, encoded by the coding sequence ATGAGCAACGGGACGGGAAAAAGCACCTCGGCGGAGTCCGCGGCGTCCGTAGAGCGAACGGACGGCCCGACCACACAGGAACTGTTCGACGTCCTGTCCAACCGGCGGCGGCGGTATGCGCTCCACGCACTGGACCGTGACGACGAGACCACCATCGGGTCGCTCGCCGACCAGGTTGCGGCCTGGGAGAACGACCACCCCGTCGACGAGGTGACCGCAACCGAGCGCAAGCGGGTCTACACCGCGCTCCAACAGTCCCACCTCCCGAAACTCGATCGGACGGGGCTGGCCGAGTTCGATCCCGACACCGGACGCGTCGTGCCGACCGACGCCGCCGACGAGGTCGACGCGCGGTTCGGCCTCGACGACGACGACGAAGCGGTCCCGTGGTGGCGCTACCACCTCGCGCTCTCGAGCGTAGCACTCGTCGCCACTCTCGGTGTCTGGTTCGGTGTCCCGCCGTTCCCGGCGCTCCCGCCGGCGGTATGGCTCACCGTCGTCACTGCCCTGTTTTCGCTGTCTGCCGTCGCCCACGCGTTCCTGTCGACGGATGGACTGGGGGCGTCCGGTGGGCCCGGAGAGTCCACTGGGCCGCCGGAGCGGACCCGCGACTCCCGGGCCTGA
- a CDS encoding NADP-dependent malic enzyme gives MGIDEDALDYHSRDPPGKVAIETTKSTSTQRDLSLAYSPGVAAPCREIADDPTDAYTYTAKGNLVGMVSNGSAVLGLGDIGAQASKPVIEGKGVLLKRFADIDVFDFELDTDDADAIVEAVSLTEPSFGGIHVEDIKAPECFAIEERLRDRMDIPVYHDDQHGTAIVSGAALLNAVDILDKDLEELEVAFAGAGASAIATAEFYVSLGVPRENVTMVDSEGVVTTDRDVNEYKARFASDRPAGDLADAMAGADVFVGLAVGDIVDPEMVRSMAENPIVFAMANPDPEIGCHEAKAARDDTVIAATGRSDFPNQVNNVLCFPFIFRGALDVRATEINEEMKVAAARALADLAREDVPDAVAKAYGDDPLQYGPEYLIPKALDPRVLFEVAPAVARAAVESGVSRIDLDLDTYVEDLEARLGKDREMMRIVLNKAKTDPKRIALSEGTNEKTIRAASRMVEEGIARPVLLGDRSTVESTVADLGLDFDPEVVDPSVDAHADAYADRLYELRKRKGITRREARDLVRSDTDYFGSVMVEVGDADAMLTGLTHHYPSALRPPLQVIGTAEDADYAAGVYMLTFRNRVIFVADTTVNQDPGADELAEIGRHTGELARRFNVEPRAAFLSYSNFGSVDNAGTRKPRQAAETLREDPAVDFPVDGEMQADTAVVEDILEGTYDFAELEDPANVLIFPNLEAGNIGYKLLQRLGGADAIGPMLVGMDKPVHVLQRGDEVENIVNLAGVAVVDAQERDG, from the coding sequence ATGGGAATCGACGAGGACGCACTCGATTATCACAGCCGCGACCCTCCCGGCAAGGTCGCCATCGAAACCACGAAATCCACCAGCACGCAGCGCGACCTGAGCCTGGCCTACTCCCCGGGCGTGGCCGCACCGTGTCGCGAAATCGCCGACGACCCGACCGACGCCTACACCTACACCGCGAAGGGCAACCTCGTAGGGATGGTGTCCAACGGCTCCGCGGTCCTGGGGCTGGGCGATATCGGCGCGCAGGCGTCGAAACCGGTCATCGAAGGGAAGGGAGTCCTCCTCAAGCGCTTTGCCGACATCGACGTCTTCGACTTCGAACTCGACACCGACGACGCCGACGCCATCGTCGAGGCAGTGTCGCTGACCGAACCTTCCTTCGGCGGCATCCACGTCGAGGACATCAAGGCCCCCGAGTGTTTCGCCATCGAGGAACGGCTTCGCGACCGGATGGACATCCCCGTCTACCACGACGACCAACACGGCACCGCCATCGTCTCGGGGGCGGCCCTGCTCAACGCGGTCGACATCCTCGACAAGGACCTCGAGGAGTTGGAGGTGGCCTTCGCCGGCGCGGGCGCGAGCGCCATTGCGACCGCCGAGTTCTACGTCTCGCTGGGCGTCCCCCGCGAGAACGTCACGATGGTCGACTCCGAGGGGGTCGTCACGACCGACCGCGACGTCAACGAGTACAAGGCGCGGTTCGCGAGCGACCGGCCGGCCGGTGATCTGGCCGACGCCATGGCGGGCGCGGACGTCTTCGTCGGTCTGGCCGTCGGAGACATCGTCGACCCCGAAATGGTGCGGTCGATGGCCGAGAACCCCATCGTGTTCGCGATGGCCAACCCGGACCCCGAGATCGGCTGCCACGAGGCCAAGGCGGCCCGCGACGACACCGTCATCGCCGCCACCGGCCGCTCCGACTTTCCGAATCAGGTGAACAACGTGCTCTGTTTCCCGTTCATCTTCCGGGGTGCGCTGGACGTTCGCGCCACCGAGATCAACGAGGAGATGAAAGTCGCCGCCGCCCGCGCCCTCGCGGACCTCGCTCGCGAGGACGTGCCCGACGCGGTTGCGAAGGCCTACGGCGACGATCCACTGCAGTACGGCCCGGAGTACCTGATCCCGAAGGCGCTCGATCCGCGCGTGCTGTTCGAAGTCGCGCCGGCCGTCGCGCGGGCGGCCGTCGAGAGCGGCGTCTCCCGGATCGACCTCGACCTCGACACGTACGTCGAGGACCTCGAAGCCCGCCTCGGCAAGGACCGCGAGATGATGCGGATCGTCCTCAACAAGGCCAAGACCGACCCCAAGCGGATCGCGCTGTCCGAGGGGACCAACGAGAAGACGATCCGCGCCGCCTCGCGGATGGTCGAGGAGGGGATCGCTCGCCCCGTCCTCCTGGGCGACCGATCGACGGTCGAGTCGACGGTCGCCGACCTCGGCCTCGACTTCGATCCCGAGGTCGTCGACCCCTCGGTCGACGCCCACGCGGACGCCTACGCCGACCGCCTGTACGAACTCCGCAAGCGAAAGGGGATCACGCGCCGCGAGGCGCGGGACCTCGTCCGATCGGACACCGACTACTTCGGCAGCGTGATGGTCGAGGTGGGTGACGCCGACGCGATGCTGACCGGACTCACTCACCACTACCCCTCCGCGCTGCGCCCGCCCCTACAGGTGATCGGTACGGCCGAGGACGCCGACTACGCGGCCGGCGTGTACATGCTCACCTTCCGCAATCGGGTGATCTTCGTCGCGGACACGACGGTGAATCAGGATCCCGGAGCCGACGAACTGGCCGAAATCGGTCGACACACGGGGGAGTTGGCCCGGCGGTTCAACGTCGAGCCCCGGGCGGCGTTCCTCTCCTATTCGAACTTCGGGAGCGTCGACAACGCGGGAACGCGCAAACCTCGGCAGGCCGCGGAAACCCTGCGTGAAGACCCCGCAGTCGACTTCCCGGTCGACGGCGAGATGCAAGCCGACACCGCGGTGGTCGAGGACATCCTCGAGGGTACGTACGACTTCGCGGAGTTGGAGGATCCGGCGAACGTGCTGATCTTCCCCAACCTCGAAGCCGGGAACATCGGATACAAACTCCTGCAACGACTCGGCGGGGCCGACGCCATCGGCCCGATGCTCGTCGGCATGGACAAGCCGGTCCACGTCCTCCAGCGGGGCGACGAGGTCGAGAACATCGTCAACCTGGCCGGCGTCGCCGTCGTCGACGCACAGGAACGCGACGGCTAA
- a CDS encoding acylphosphatase produces the protein MTDRVRAHVYVSGRVQGVYYRANTRDAARARSIDGWVRNLDDGRVEAVFEGRRADVESMVEWCHTGSPAADVRDVEVEYESSDGETGFDIRR, from the coding sequence ATGACTGATCGAGTCCGTGCTCACGTCTACGTCTCCGGCCGTGTCCAGGGTGTTTACTACCGGGCGAACACCCGTGACGCGGCGCGTGCCCGATCGATCGACGGCTGGGTTCGAAACCTCGACGACGGCCGGGTCGAAGCCGTCTTCGAGGGTCGACGGGCGGACGTCGAGTCGATGGTGGAGTGGTGTCACACCGGGAGCCCCGCGGCCGACGTCCGCGACGTCGAGGTGGAGTACGAGTCCTCGGACGGCGAAACGGGCTTCGACATCCGGCGATGA
- the grpE gene encoding nucleotide exchange factor GrpE: MQEDAADERSGAEDESTDEERSLADRVEEYDADLGEAVADLEAQIEDLEAQVDETEARADDLESRLKRKQADFQNYKKRAEKRQEEIEERATEDLVARLAPVRNDLVRALDQDEDVDIRDGVESTLDAFDRVLDEEGVTVIDPAPGDDVDPVRHQVMMRTESDHPEGTIVDVYRPGYEMAGTVIQEAQVTVSDGD, translated from the coding sequence ATGCAAGAGGACGCGGCCGACGAGCGGAGCGGGGCCGAAGACGAGTCGACGGACGAGGAGCGAAGCCTCGCCGACCGTGTCGAGGAGTACGACGCCGACCTCGGCGAGGCCGTCGCGGACCTCGAAGCACAGATCGAGGACCTCGAAGCACAGGTCGACGAAACGGAGGCGCGTGCCGATGATCTCGAGTCTCGGTTGAAACGCAAGCAAGCCGACTTCCAGAACTACAAGAAACGCGCCGAGAAGCGCCAAGAGGAGATCGAGGAGCGAGCCACCGAGGACCTGGTCGCCCGGCTGGCGCCGGTGCGAAACGACCTCGTTCGTGCCCTCGACCAAGACGAGGACGTCGACATCCGCGACGGTGTCGAATCGACGCTCGACGCGTTCGACCGCGTCCTCGACGAAGAGGGTGTGACCGTCATCGATCCCGCACCCGGCGACGACGTCGATCCGGTCCGTCACCAGGTCATGATGCGCACGGAGAGCGACCACCCGGAGGGGACCATCGTCGACGTCTACCGCCCCGGCTACGAGATGGCGGGGACGGTCATCCAAGAGGCACAGGTCACCGTGAGCGACGGCGACTGA
- a CDS encoding universal stress protein — translation MYDAILVPTDGSDGVDRTLDHAVEMARNHDATIHALYVIDRRFELAAEEDREDLIDRLTERGEHAVVAVADRCETAGVDVVTDVREGIPYKTILGYADDAKVDVITMGTHGRTGRDRLAHLGSVTERVVENATVPVLVVDIGAGD, via the coding sequence ATGTACGACGCGATACTCGTTCCGACGGACGGGAGCGACGGGGTCGACCGGACGCTCGACCACGCCGTCGAGATGGCGCGGAATCACGACGCGACGATCCACGCGCTGTACGTGATCGACCGTCGGTTCGAACTCGCGGCCGAGGAGGACCGCGAGGACCTGATCGATCGCCTGACCGAACGGGGCGAGCACGCCGTCGTCGCCGTCGCCGACCGGTGCGAGACGGCCGGCGTCGACGTCGTGACCGACGTACGAGAGGGGATCCCTTACAAGACGATCCTCGGCTACGCCGACGACGCCAAGGTCGACGTGATCACGATGGGCACCCACGGCCGGACCGGTCGGGACCGACTCGCCCACCTCGGGAGCGTCACGGAGCGCGTCGTCGAGAACGCGACCGTTCCGGTGCTCGTCGTCGACATCGGCGCGGGCGATTAG
- a CDS encoding DUF555 domain-containing protein, translating to MGNYLVAMEAAWLVRDVDDVDDAIGVAVSEAGKRLNDQDKEYVEVEVGVTPCPACGEPFDSAFIAADTALVGLLLEIEVFNADGENHATRIAKSEVGGALRDVPLSVIEVLETDDEED from the coding sequence ATGGGCAACTATCTCGTCGCCATGGAGGCGGCCTGGCTGGTTCGTGACGTGGACGACGTGGACGACGCCATCGGCGTCGCGGTCAGCGAGGCGGGCAAGCGCCTCAACGACCAGGACAAGGAGTACGTCGAGGTCGAAGTGGGAGTCACCCCCTGTCCGGCCTGTGGCGAGCCGTTCGATTCGGCGTTCATCGCGGCCGATACCGCACTGGTGGGCCTCCTCCTCGAAATCGAGGTGTTCAACGCCGACGGCGAGAACCACGCCACCCGCATCGCCAAAAGCGAGGTCGGCGGCGCGCTCCGGGACGTGCCGCTGTCGGTGATCGAGGTGCTCGAAACCGACGACGAGGAGGACTGA
- the lysW gene encoding lysine biosynthesis protein LysW, producing the protein MPECVECGADVTLHEDLEVGEIVDCGTCGAELEVVDLEPVELDSAPELEEDWGE; encoded by the coding sequence ATGCCCGAGTGCGTCGAATGCGGGGCGGACGTAACCCTGCACGAGGATCTGGAAGTCGGAGAAATCGTCGACTGTGGCACCTGCGGTGCCGAACTCGAGGTCGTCGACCTCGAGCCCGTAGAACTGGACTCCGCCCCGGAACTCGAAGAGGACTGGGGCGAGTAA